In the Hordeum vulgare subsp. vulgare chromosome 7H, MorexV3_pseudomolecules_assembly, whole genome shotgun sequence genome, one interval contains:
- the LOC123412679 gene encoding nucleolin-like isoform X2, giving the protein MPPAKARKPRRRPRAAAASPESSSAPPPVAAETPPASATPERSPAPPPVAAETTPAAAPPDTSPAPPPVAAETPPASATAERSPAPPPVAAETTPAAAPPDTSPAPPPVVSATPPESAEASVTVAEDGGGNDKMAVEDLGEVGREEATGAESLEEEAYEEEPDEEVLEEEDPDAEDDPEEAEEDLEDAEEDAEDAEEESDEVEHDEKDTVLAAGSEKTATVDGGDEEKSMVTVSKEGGGEVTGLESAVVEEAANVDDGLEEAEEEEAEEDAMEEAEEEEVEEDAMEEAEEEEVEEDAMEEDTTELPGEGAAPDDMNELSEEEHEESGHEGTNGNNDEDGVACQLNVHSEVQNGELDSSLLTLGSVSVGNAKDLQIFLHGLPKGCPEKDITEVFSQFGEIESIKRIRKKNGGVAFVRYMSTEAAKKALAEFKEGAEVTGEMVKVSASRGDNTLYLRNICKSWTKEQVRISLRSIGIDGFDMSLPVDPEIGGQNRGIAFLKFASPDNAKAASQLLQQPDPLITIVRSVKESAQIPTESSQELAMQMQVKTVYLEHIPLSWDKSKVKECCKAYGVIQDVHILKKSKAKISFVEFSSRKSALACVEGINSANIGGELKLAASLARPRREIQLDKKSAKGGVKVNSDATSKDTNNSIKKKNQNREVVVKDSPHKLRKGDVSKLTSHVDVKVPQSSNPSKGKRKAGKTENTAVNERLPKRARKNRDVLTKPSNRTSHGGYARVPYAGESSGNIKRPGRSRYVTGNQSYPIAGASSRSKPNARDLEPHAGYIPPTNRVRAPANHVPVTYVSAPSTIHHIDDLPHAREIAVPPPAYGYTSNPQYQDGYPYAYLPPPRPSGSYHYPGTGAYSPRRRYY; this is encoded by the exons ATGCCTCCGGCCAAAGCCAGGAAACCCCGGCGGCGGCCGCGGGCTGCGGCCGCCTCCCCAGAGAGCTCCTCGGCGCCCCCTCCGGTTGCGGCGGAGACTCCTCCCGCGTCCGCCACCCCAGAGAGATCCCCGGCGCCCCCTCCGGTTGCGGCGGAGACCACTCCCGCGGCCGCCCCGCCAGATACCTCCCCGGCGCCCCCTCCTGTTGCGGCGGAGACACCTCCCGCGTCCGCTACCGCAGAGAGATCCCCGGCGCCCCCTCCTGTTGCGGCGGAGACCACTCCCGCGGCCGCCCCGCCAGATACCTCCCCGGCGCCCCCTCCGGTTGTGTCGGCGACCCCTCCCGAGTCGGCGGAGGCTAGTGTTACGGTTGCGGAGGATGGTGGCGGGAACGacaagatggcggtggaggatcTCGGTGAGGTGGGGCGTGAGGAGGCCACCGGGGCGGAGTCCCTAGAGGAGGAAGCCTACGAGGAGGAGCCGGATGAGGAGGtgttggaggaggaggacccTGATGCGGAGGATGATCCCGAGGAAGCGGAGGAGGATCTAGAGGACGCGGAGGAGGATGCTGAGGACGCTGAGGAGGAATCCGATGAAGTCGAGCATGATGAGAAGGATACCGTTCTGGCGGCTGGGTCGGAGAAGACGGCGACTGTGGATGGCGGTGATGAGGAGAAATCAATGGTAACGGTATCCAAGGAGGGCGGCGGTGAAGTTACAGGGTTGGAGTCTGCCGTGGTAGAGGAGGCCGCTAATGTGGATGATGGACTAGAAGAGGCAGAAGAGGAGGAAGCTGAAGAGGATGCAATGGAAGAGGCAGAAGAGGAGGAAGTTGAAGAGGATGCAATGGAAGAGGCAGAAGAGGAGGAAGTTGAAGAGGATGCAATGGAAGAGGATACTACAGAGCTCCCGGGAGAAGGTGCCGCCCCAGATG ACATGAATGAACTatctgaagaagaacatgaagaatctGGGCATGAAGGTACAAATGGGAATAACGACGAGGATGGTGTTGCCTGCCAGTTGAATGTCCATTCTGAGGTGCAGAATGGTGAACTTGACTCCTCATTGCTCACACTGGGTTCAGTTTCAGTGGGCAATGCTAAAGACTTACAAATATTTCTTCATGGATTGCCTAAGGGTTGTCCCGAGAAAGACATTACAgaggtcttttctcaattcggagaGATCGAATCTATTAAAAGAATTAGAAAAAAGAATGGCGGCGTTGCATTCGTTCGTTATATGAGCACTGAAGCTGCAAAGAAGGCTCTTGCCGAATTTAAGGAGGGAGCTGAG GTGACAGGGGAAATGGTTAAAGTATCAGCTTCTAGAGGTGATAATACTCTTTACCTTAGAAACATCTGCAAGAGCTGGACAAAAGAGCAG GTGCGAATCTCCTTGAGAAGTATCGGTATCGATGgatttgatatgagtttacccgttgatcctgaaattggagGACAAAACCGAGGGATTGCTTTTCTCAAATTTGCTTCGCCTGACAATGCCAAAGCTGCATCTCAGCTGCTACAGCAACCGGATCCATTGATTACCATTGTTAGAAGTGTGAAAGAATCTGCTCAAATCCCTACAGAATCAAGTCAGGAGCTTGCTATGCAGATGCAG GTTAAAACAGTATACCTCGAACATATTCCTCTTTCTTGGGATAAGAGCAAAGTTAAAGAATGTTGCAAAGCATATGGGGTGATTCAGGATGTTCACATTTTAAAGAAGTCAAAAGCAAAAATTTCTTTTGTCGAATTCTCATCCAGGAAGAGTGCATTAGCTTGTGTGGAAGGAATAAACAGTGCCAATATTGGTGGTGAACTTAAG CTGGCTGCAAGTCTTGCTCGACCACGTCGGGAAATACAACTTGACAAGAAGAGTGCTAAAGGTGGGGTCAAGGTCAATAGTGATGCAACTTCTAAAGACACCAACAATTCTATAAAGAAAAAGAACCAGAATAGGGAGGTCGTAGTGAAGGATTCACCACATAAATTGCGAAAAGGTGATGTGAGCAAGCTGACCTCACATGTTGATGTGAAAGTACCACAATCATCCAACCCATCTAAAGGCAAACGGAAAGCCGGAAAGACTGAAAATACCGCTGTAAATGAAAGGCTACCGAAGAGAGCCCGGAAGAATC GTGATGTTCTGACAAAACCTTCCAACAGAACATCTCATGGTGGTTATGCTAGAGTTCCCTATGCAGGAGAATCTTCTGGAAACATTAAACGCCCTGGGCGATCTCGATATGTAACTGGCAACCAATCTTACCCTATTGCGGGCGCATCTTCCAGATCTAAACCAAATGCTCGTGACCTG GAACCTCATGCTGGATACATCCCGCCTACAAATCGTGTTCGTGCACCTGCAAATCATGTTCCAGTCACCTATGT AAGCGCACCATCCACTATCCATCACATTGATGATCTTCCTCATGCTAGAG AAATAGCAGTTCCACCACCAGCCTATGGGTACACAAGCAATCCTCAATACCAG GATGGATATCCATACGCCTACCTTCCTCCGCCTCGTCCAAGTGGATCTTACCACTACCCAGGAACTGGCGCATACAGCCCGCGAAGGAGATACTACTGA
- the LOC123412679 gene encoding nucleolin-like isoform X1, with product MPPAKARKPRRRPRAAAASPESSSAPPPVAAETPPASATPERSPAPPPVAAETTPAAAPPDTSPAPPPVAAETPPASATAERSPAPPPVAAETTPAAAPPDTSPAPPPVVSATPPESAEASVTVAEDGGGNDKMAVEDLGEVGREEATGAESLEEEAYEEEPDEEVLEEEDPDAEDDPEEAEEDLEDAEEDAEDAEEESDEVEHDEKDTVLAAGSEKTATVDGGDEEKSMVTVSKEGGGEVTGLESAVVEEAANVDDGLEEAEEEEAEEDAMEEAEEEEVEEDAMEEAEEEEVEEDAMEEDTTELPGEGAAPDDMNELSEEEHEESGHEGTNGNNDEDGVACQLNVHSEVQNGELDSSLLTLGSVSVGNAKDLQIFLHGLPKGCPEKDITEVFSQFGEIESIKRIRKKNGGVAFVRYMSTEAAKKALAEFKEGAEVTGEMVKVSASRGDNTLYLRNICKSWTKEQVRISLRSIGIDGFDMSLPVDPEIGGQNRGIAFLKFASPDNAKAASQLLQQPDPLITIVRSVKESAQIPTESSQELAMQMQVKTVYLEHIPLSWDKSKVKECCKAYGVIQDVHILKKSKAKISFVEFSSRKSALACVEGINSANIGGELKLAASLARPRREIQLDKKSAKGGVKVNSDATSKDTNNSIKKKNQNREVVVKDSPHKLRKGDVSKLTSHVDVKVPQSSNPSKGKRKAGKTENTAVNERLPKRARKNRDVLTKPSNRTSHGGYARVPYAGESSGNIKRPGRSRYVTGNQSYPIAGASSRSKPNARDLEPHAGYIPPTNRVRAPANHVPVTYVYDQPRSAPSTIHHIDDLPHAREIAVPPPAYGYTSNPQYQDGYPYAYLPPPRPSGSYHYPGTGAYSPRRRYY from the exons ATGCCTCCGGCCAAAGCCAGGAAACCCCGGCGGCGGCCGCGGGCTGCGGCCGCCTCCCCAGAGAGCTCCTCGGCGCCCCCTCCGGTTGCGGCGGAGACTCCTCCCGCGTCCGCCACCCCAGAGAGATCCCCGGCGCCCCCTCCGGTTGCGGCGGAGACCACTCCCGCGGCCGCCCCGCCAGATACCTCCCCGGCGCCCCCTCCTGTTGCGGCGGAGACACCTCCCGCGTCCGCTACCGCAGAGAGATCCCCGGCGCCCCCTCCTGTTGCGGCGGAGACCACTCCCGCGGCCGCCCCGCCAGATACCTCCCCGGCGCCCCCTCCGGTTGTGTCGGCGACCCCTCCCGAGTCGGCGGAGGCTAGTGTTACGGTTGCGGAGGATGGTGGCGGGAACGacaagatggcggtggaggatcTCGGTGAGGTGGGGCGTGAGGAGGCCACCGGGGCGGAGTCCCTAGAGGAGGAAGCCTACGAGGAGGAGCCGGATGAGGAGGtgttggaggaggaggacccTGATGCGGAGGATGATCCCGAGGAAGCGGAGGAGGATCTAGAGGACGCGGAGGAGGATGCTGAGGACGCTGAGGAGGAATCCGATGAAGTCGAGCATGATGAGAAGGATACCGTTCTGGCGGCTGGGTCGGAGAAGACGGCGACTGTGGATGGCGGTGATGAGGAGAAATCAATGGTAACGGTATCCAAGGAGGGCGGCGGTGAAGTTACAGGGTTGGAGTCTGCCGTGGTAGAGGAGGCCGCTAATGTGGATGATGGACTAGAAGAGGCAGAAGAGGAGGAAGCTGAAGAGGATGCAATGGAAGAGGCAGAAGAGGAGGAAGTTGAAGAGGATGCAATGGAAGAGGCAGAAGAGGAGGAAGTTGAAGAGGATGCAATGGAAGAGGATACTACAGAGCTCCCGGGAGAAGGTGCCGCCCCAGATG ACATGAATGAACTatctgaagaagaacatgaagaatctGGGCATGAAGGTACAAATGGGAATAACGACGAGGATGGTGTTGCCTGCCAGTTGAATGTCCATTCTGAGGTGCAGAATGGTGAACTTGACTCCTCATTGCTCACACTGGGTTCAGTTTCAGTGGGCAATGCTAAAGACTTACAAATATTTCTTCATGGATTGCCTAAGGGTTGTCCCGAGAAAGACATTACAgaggtcttttctcaattcggagaGATCGAATCTATTAAAAGAATTAGAAAAAAGAATGGCGGCGTTGCATTCGTTCGTTATATGAGCACTGAAGCTGCAAAGAAGGCTCTTGCCGAATTTAAGGAGGGAGCTGAG GTGACAGGGGAAATGGTTAAAGTATCAGCTTCTAGAGGTGATAATACTCTTTACCTTAGAAACATCTGCAAGAGCTGGACAAAAGAGCAG GTGCGAATCTCCTTGAGAAGTATCGGTATCGATGgatttgatatgagtttacccgttgatcctgaaattggagGACAAAACCGAGGGATTGCTTTTCTCAAATTTGCTTCGCCTGACAATGCCAAAGCTGCATCTCAGCTGCTACAGCAACCGGATCCATTGATTACCATTGTTAGAAGTGTGAAAGAATCTGCTCAAATCCCTACAGAATCAAGTCAGGAGCTTGCTATGCAGATGCAG GTTAAAACAGTATACCTCGAACATATTCCTCTTTCTTGGGATAAGAGCAAAGTTAAAGAATGTTGCAAAGCATATGGGGTGATTCAGGATGTTCACATTTTAAAGAAGTCAAAAGCAAAAATTTCTTTTGTCGAATTCTCATCCAGGAAGAGTGCATTAGCTTGTGTGGAAGGAATAAACAGTGCCAATATTGGTGGTGAACTTAAG CTGGCTGCAAGTCTTGCTCGACCACGTCGGGAAATACAACTTGACAAGAAGAGTGCTAAAGGTGGGGTCAAGGTCAATAGTGATGCAACTTCTAAAGACACCAACAATTCTATAAAGAAAAAGAACCAGAATAGGGAGGTCGTAGTGAAGGATTCACCACATAAATTGCGAAAAGGTGATGTGAGCAAGCTGACCTCACATGTTGATGTGAAAGTACCACAATCATCCAACCCATCTAAAGGCAAACGGAAAGCCGGAAAGACTGAAAATACCGCTGTAAATGAAAGGCTACCGAAGAGAGCCCGGAAGAATC GTGATGTTCTGACAAAACCTTCCAACAGAACATCTCATGGTGGTTATGCTAGAGTTCCCTATGCAGGAGAATCTTCTGGAAACATTAAACGCCCTGGGCGATCTCGATATGTAACTGGCAACCAATCTTACCCTATTGCGGGCGCATCTTCCAGATCTAAACCAAATGCTCGTGACCTG GAACCTCATGCTGGATACATCCCGCCTACAAATCGTGTTCGTGCACCTGCAAATCATGTTCCAGTCACCTATGTGTATGATCAGCCGAG AAGCGCACCATCCACTATCCATCACATTGATGATCTTCCTCATGCTAGAG AAATAGCAGTTCCACCACCAGCCTATGGGTACACAAGCAATCCTCAATACCAG GATGGATATCCATACGCCTACCTTCCTCCGCCTCGTCCAAGTGGATCTTACCACTACCCAGGAACTGGCGCATACAGCCCGCGAAGGAGATACTACTGA
- the LOC123407740 gene encoding uncharacterized protein LOC123407740, whose product MEVTKLRQSIHAMRTAPASAPDPALTKEKETAPLIRLANLSPMLHPRRTHLCIDQASSYKLVVIALMGPSSTTFATDLRGKSLRETHTPPRLPPTKVERAETVPSEPDCCVLSKEALEGAESPMIMCLHGWVQQCEVLMLVDSGSSHSFINSSLAHQLQGVQ is encoded by the coding sequence ATGGAGGTCACGAAGTTGCGTCAGAGCATCCACGCGATGCGCACGGCGCCCGCATCAGCCCCTGATCCGGCGCTGACCAAGGAGAAGGAGACGGCACCGCTGATCCGCCTCGCGAATCTGTCGCCCATGCTTCATCCGCGGCGAACGCATCTGTGCATCGACCAGGCGAGTAGCTACAAGCTCGTGGTGATTGCACTCATGGGCCCATCGTCCACGACGTTTGCAACGGATCTACGGGGGAAATCGTTGAGGGAGACACACACACCCCCACGGTTGCCTCCGACCAAGGTTGAGCGGGCGGAGACCGTTCCAAGTGAACCAGACTGTTGTGTGTTGTCCAAGGAAGCCCTGGAAGGAGCAGAATCACCCATGATAATGTGTTTGCATGGCTGGGTGCAGCAATGCGAAGTTCTGATGCTGGTGGACTCTGGATCATCTCATAGTTTCATCAATTCATCTTTGGCTCACCAATTGCAAGGGGTCCAGTAG